A single Longimicrobiales bacterium DNA region contains:
- a CDS encoding ATP-binding protein encodes MKRRRRDGQASFMAEASRILASSLDYERTLRNVAELAVPDVADWCAIDLLENGELHRVAVEHMDPEKIELVRELEERYPSNPDATVGAPQVIRTGMSEFAATIPDEMLKQAAQDGEHLEMLRQLGLRSYVIAPLVARDQVLGSILFVYAESGRTYAEEDLEFVEDLARRAGTAIDNARLVHEISDQREQSEQQAMELESQAAELEELAAELETVNDELRVAEARMRAIVESALDAIVTTDENSVITGWNRQAEVMFGWPAQEAIGQTLSDTIIPPQHREAHRRGMKRYLTTGEKRILDRRIEITGLRRDGTEFPIELTVSSARPGNHLVFSAFIRDLTEGRIAGDRIAAEHAVTRILAESHTLDAAAPRILAAIGERLGWVVGVFWIVDPGSDVLRVAGRWSVADPALHRFIRVTEQTTFSRGVGLPGRVWESGDSVWVDDVVHDPSFSRADAARATNLHGALAFPVRAGAEVLGVVEFLHPDVLSPDEDLLTAVEVIGSDIGQSVRRVRAEEERDRALAEMERINMQLTDRTIEAEAANRAKSEFLANMSHEFRTPMNAIIGYAGLLEAGIVGPLTDEQRNHLKRIRASSDHLLGLVEDVLDLAKIEAGRITVEHEHARADVPVLAALDLIQPQANERNLEVESDCSPDSGLFFIGDVDRVRQIVANLLSNAVKFTEPGGRIRVTCDVTGSPDPEASLEGPGPWISIMVEDTGIGMAPDQITAVFEPFVQGETGRTRTKGGTGLGLTISRHLARLMNGDLTVRSAPGEGSCFKLWLPTTTPTDGATDQPA; translated from the coding sequence ATGAAGCGGAGGCGGCGCGACGGCCAGGCATCGTTCATGGCCGAGGCGAGTCGCATCCTCGCCTCCTCGCTCGACTACGAGCGGACGTTGCGGAACGTCGCGGAGCTGGCGGTGCCCGACGTGGCGGACTGGTGCGCGATCGACCTTCTCGAGAACGGCGAGCTACACCGCGTAGCGGTCGAGCACATGGATCCGGAAAAGATCGAGCTGGTGAGGGAGCTGGAGGAGAGGTACCCCAGCAACCCGGATGCGACGGTCGGCGCACCCCAGGTGATCCGCACTGGCATGTCGGAGTTCGCGGCCACGATTCCGGACGAGATGCTGAAGCAGGCGGCCCAGGATGGCGAGCATCTGGAGATGCTGCGGCAATTGGGGCTGCGGTCATACGTGATCGCACCGCTCGTCGCACGCGACCAGGTGCTGGGCTCGATACTCTTCGTGTATGCCGAGTCCGGTCGCACGTACGCCGAGGAGGATCTTGAGTTCGTCGAGGACCTCGCGCGGCGGGCTGGTACGGCCATCGACAACGCGCGACTGGTACATGAGATCTCGGACCAGCGCGAGCAGTCCGAGCAGCAGGCCATGGAGCTGGAGTCGCAGGCCGCCGAGCTGGAGGAGCTGGCTGCCGAGCTCGAGACGGTGAACGACGAGCTGCGCGTCGCGGAAGCGCGCATGCGCGCGATCGTCGAGTCCGCTCTGGATGCGATCGTGACGACGGACGAGAACAGCGTGATCACCGGCTGGAACCGCCAGGCGGAGGTGATGTTCGGCTGGCCGGCACAGGAAGCGATCGGGCAGACCCTGTCGGATACGATCATTCCCCCGCAGCATCGTGAAGCGCACCGGCGCGGAATGAAGCGGTACCTGACGACAGGCGAAAAGCGCATCCTCGACCGCCGTATCGAGATCACCGGGCTCCGCCGCGACGGCACGGAGTTCCCCATCGAGCTCACCGTGTCTTCGGCGCGACCGGGCAACCACCTCGTGTTCAGCGCGTTCATCCGCGATCTCACGGAGGGCAGGATCGCCGGGGACCGGATTGCGGCGGAGCATGCAGTCACACGCATCCTCGCCGAATCACACACGCTCGATGCCGCCGCGCCGCGCATCCTCGCGGCCATCGGCGAGCGGCTCGGCTGGGTGGTCGGTGTGTTCTGGATCGTCGATCCCGGCTCGGATGTCCTCCGGGTCGCCGGCCGCTGGAGCGTCGCAGACCCGGCCCTGCACCGGTTCATCCGCGTGACGGAGCAGACGACCTTCTCGCGCGGCGTCGGACTGCCGGGCCGCGTCTGGGAGAGCGGCGACTCGGTATGGGTCGACGATGTGGTGCACGACCCTTCTTTCTCGCGGGCCGACGCTGCGCGCGCGACCAACCTGCACGGCGCTTTGGCGTTTCCGGTGCGCGCGGGTGCGGAGGTGCTCGGTGTGGTGGAGTTCCTCCACCCGGATGTCCTCTCGCCGGATGAAGATCTGCTCACGGCGGTGGAAGTCATTGGCAGCGACATCGGCCAGTCCGTGCGTCGCGTGCGTGCGGAGGAGGAGCGGGACCGCGCGCTGGCCGAGATGGAGCGCATCAACATGCAGCTCACCGACCGCACCATCGAAGCGGAGGCCGCCAATCGCGCCAAGTCGGAATTCCTCGCCAACATGAGCCACGAGTTCCGCACGCCGATGAACGCCATCATCGGCTACGCGGGCCTGCTCGAGGCGGGAATCGTCGGTCCGCTGACGGATGAACAGCGCAACCACCTGAAGCGCATTCGCGCGAGCAGCGACCACCTTCTCGGACTGGTCGAGGACGTGCTCGATCTCGCGAAGATCGAGGCGGGCCGCATCACGGTCGAGCACGAGCACGCCCGCGCGGACGTGCCCGTCCTGGCTGCGCTCGACCTGATCCAGCCGCAGGCGAATGAACGAAATCTCGAGGTGGAAAGCGACTGCAGCCCCGACAGCGGGTTGTTCTTCATCGGAGACGTCGATCGGGTCCGTCAGATCGTGGCGAACCTCCTGTCCAATGCCGTGAAATTCACGGAGCCCGGCGGTCGCATCCGCGTGACCTGCGACGTCACCGGCAGCCCCGACCCCGAAGCGTCGCTCGAGGGACCCGGCCCGTGGATCAGCATCATGGTCGAGGACACCGGCATCGGCATGGCGCCCGACCAGATCACAGCCGTCTTCGAACCATTCGTACAGGGGGAAACGGGAAGGACGCGGACGAAGGGCGGGACGGGTCTCGGTCTCACGATCAGCCGTCACCTCGCCCGCCTGATGAACGGCGATCTCACCGTCCGGAGTGCGCCCGGCGAAGGCTCGTGCTTCAAGCTGTGGCTCCCGACTACCACCCCGACAGACGGCGCCACGGACCAGCCGGCGTAA
- a CDS encoding nitroreductase family protein → MVATAKEESFPRGGTDAARLAYLSRYAVLAPSSHNSQPWRLVIGDGQVDVYADLSRWLQVADADRRELHISIGCAIENLVVAAAHFGESYSLELFPDAGSAELIARIRLTHGPVPPTLPGLFEAIPRRRTNHQLFTSTPVPAAVLERLCAACAEPGIGVHAISSEAPKAAVQDMVVAGTRKEFADPAFRRELGDWVGRGVLGTPRPLAPLARLAVTHVDMGALIARQEAARFASAPAIILVASAVDDPRAQVSAGRVVERVWLAAVHAGLALQPVSQPLQVPEVRRHLRDALEIPEPWPQHLFRVGYATGEDRRRPVRDLADTVMVTGA, encoded by the coding sequence ATGGTCGCGACTGCTAAAGAGGAGTCGTTCCCCCGCGGCGGCACGGACGCGGCGCGGCTGGCCTATCTTTCGCGCTACGCGGTGCTCGCGCCGTCCAGCCATAATTCGCAGCCGTGGCGCCTCGTGATAGGTGACGGGCAGGTCGATGTGTATGCCGATCTGTCGCGCTGGCTGCAGGTCGCCGACGCGGACCGGCGCGAGTTGCACATCAGCATCGGCTGCGCCATCGAGAACCTGGTCGTCGCGGCAGCACATTTTGGAGAGTCGTACAGTCTCGAGCTGTTCCCTGACGCCGGCAGCGCTGAGCTCATCGCGCGCATCCGTCTCACGCATGGGCCGGTACCGCCGACGCTGCCCGGTCTGTTCGAGGCCATACCGCGCCGCCGCACGAATCATCAGCTGTTCACATCGACTCCCGTTCCCGCTGCCGTGCTCGAGCGGCTGTGCGCTGCATGCGCGGAGCCCGGCATCGGCGTTCACGCGATCAGCAGCGAAGCGCCCAAGGCGGCCGTTCAGGACATGGTGGTCGCAGGTACGCGAAAGGAGTTTGCGGATCCGGCATTCCGCAGGGAGCTCGGCGACTGGGTGGGCCGCGGCGTACTCGGCACGCCGCGTCCTCTGGCGCCGCTCGCGCGACTGGCCGTGACTCACGTCGACATGGGTGCGCTGATAGCGCGCCAGGAGGCCGCGCGTTTCGCGAGTGCACCTGCGATCATCCTCGTAGCATCGGCTGTCGATGACCCCCGCGCGCAGGTGAGCGCGGGCCGCGTGGTGGAGCGCGTCTGGCTCGCCGCCGTGCACGCGGGGCTCGCGCTCCAGCCGGTAAGCCAGCCGCTGCAGGTACCCGAAGTGAGGCGGCACCTGCGCGATGCGCTGGAGATCCCGGAGCCGTGGCCGCAGCACCTGTTTCGCGTGGGGTACGCGACCGGCGAAGACAGGCGCAGACCTGTGCGCGACCTGGCGGACACGGTAATGGTGACCGGCGCGTGA
- a CDS encoding DUF6544 family protein, translating into MTRRAWTWNARTRNVRAELEASQVPGRTAAYAESEVADLPDPVRRYFRNVLRNGQPMIRTARLTQQGEFLVKEQPAKWGAFSASHLAAVNPPSFDWDARIAWAPGMKVFVRDAYVAGTGLLHAAAFGVLTLTKQRDTPELAEGELMRYLAETPWYPTALLPGHGVSWTAIDDASARAALTDGATTVSLDFTFDDDGLITRVWSSARYRDVNGSPTPMPWQGRFERYEVHSRIRIPAMAEVAWVGPGGAMPYWRGTVTSVTYDFER; encoded by the coding sequence GTGACGCGGCGAGCCTGGACCTGGAATGCGCGGACGCGAAACGTGCGTGCGGAGCTGGAAGCGTCGCAGGTGCCGGGCCGGACGGCCGCGTATGCAGAAAGCGAGGTCGCGGATCTGCCGGATCCGGTGCGCCGCTACTTTCGTAACGTGCTGCGCAACGGGCAGCCGATGATCCGGACCGCGCGACTGACGCAGCAGGGCGAGTTCCTCGTCAAGGAACAGCCGGCAAAGTGGGGTGCGTTCAGCGCGAGCCACCTGGCAGCCGTCAACCCGCCGTCGTTCGACTGGGACGCGCGTATTGCGTGGGCGCCAGGGATGAAGGTGTTCGTGCGGGACGCATACGTGGCCGGTACCGGTCTGTTGCATGCGGCCGCGTTCGGCGTCTTGACGCTAACGAAGCAGCGCGACACGCCGGAGCTGGCGGAGGGAGAGCTGATGCGCTACCTGGCCGAAACGCCGTGGTACCCGACCGCGCTGCTGCCGGGACACGGCGTGAGCTGGACGGCTATCGATGATGCGTCCGCACGGGCCGCGCTGACGGACGGCGCCACGACCGTATCGCTCGACTTCACGTTCGACGACGATGGACTGATCACGCGCGTGTGGTCGTCGGCGCGCTATCGCGATGTCAACGGCTCACCGACACCGATGCCGTGGCAGGGGCGGTTCGAGCGTTACGAGGTTCATTCGCGGATCCGCATTCCAGCAATGGCTGAAGTGGCATGGGTGGGACCCGGCGGAGCGATGCCGTACTGGCGGGGAACCGTCACGTCCGTCACGTACGATTTCGAGCGGTAA